Within the Anaerolineales bacterium genome, the region GCTCCGGGTCGGTCGCTCGAGCCTCCCGGTGACGGGAGGTCTAGATAGATGATCGCCCAGGTGGGACGCGGCGGGAAGAAGGATTCGTTCCGTAAACCGCAGCCGCCACCGGACAGAACGCGGCTTACAGGCTGACCTACGAGCGTGACCCCGGGGTTTGACTCCGGGGTCTTTGCATAGGACGCTGTTAGCGGACGTTTATCCGCAGCCGGTGTTCGGCAGATGTGGTTCTGCCAGTTTTTCCTTTGAGGATCGAATCATTCATAGTGCGGGCCTTTCTTTTTCCCAGCTTGACCTCGATCTCGAAGATCTGCGGATTGAAATCCGCCAGCCGGAGAAAATACCGTTGGCAGCGACTCCGGCTGCTGGCTGCGGAATTTCATCCGCATCCAACGGAAGATTCCACGAAATTCCCAAAAATTAGGTTATACGCATAGGAAAAAGGTCCTAGGCAGACCTTTCTGACCATTTGCGGGTTGCATTGGTGGGAGAAAATCTGTATACTGTGGGAGCTTGTGGGCCAGAGTGGGAGCAAGTGGGGGGAACGCTCAGCTCAACATCTGAGCATCTAAGGGACATACCGAGACATGTTTCTGGGCCAGTTCACCCACACTATCGACGACAAAGGCCGGATTACCATCCCGGTGCGTTTCCGCGATTCGCTCTCGTCTGGCGCCGTAGTCACCCAAGGCTACGAACGAAACCTCATGGTTTATACCACAGAAAGCTTCCAAAGGCTCGCTTCGAGCGCGTCTTCCTTAACCACTACGGATCCCGAAGCGCGCGCCGTACGCCGAGTGATCTTCGGCCGCGCTTCCGACGTCGGCCTCGATTCGACCGGCCGTATCCTCATCCCGCCCTTCCTGCGCGAATATGCGCGCCTGGAAAACGACGCCGTGCTGGTGGGTGCCGGAGAGTATTTCGAGATCTGGGACCAACAGATATGGGAAGCTGAGTTGACCAGCGTGGTCGACCCGGACGTTA harbors:
- the mraZ gene encoding division/cell wall cluster transcriptional repressor MraZ, giving the protein MFLGQFTHTIDDKGRITIPVRFRDSLSSGAVVTQGYERNLMVYTTESFQRLASSASSLTTTDPEARAVRRVIFGRASDVGLDSTGRILIPPFLREYARLENDAVLVGAGEYFEIWDQQIWEAELTSVVDPDVNAQRFTNFDLSTG